A genomic stretch from Nitrobacter winogradskyi Nb-255 includes:
- the rpsT gene encoding 30S ribosomal protein S20 has translation MANTTSAKKATRKIARRTAINRSRRTLMRGTVRIVEEAIAKGDRDAAIQAMKRAEPELMRAGQQNIIHKNNASRKVSRLTHRIAKLAQ, from the coding sequence ATGGCCAACACGACCTCCGCCAAGAAAGCGACACGCAAGATTGCCCGCCGGACCGCCATCAACAGGTCGCGGCGCACCCTGATGCGCGGCACGGTCAGGATCGTCGAGGAAGCGATCGCGAAGGGCGATCGTGACGCCGCGATCCAGGCGATGAAGCGCGCGGAACCGGAATTGATGCGAGCCGGCCAGCAGAACATCATTCACAAGAATAATGCGAGCCGCAAGGTTTCCCGGCTGACGCATCGAATCGCCAAGCTCGCACAATGA